In Hasllibacter sp. MH4015, the following proteins share a genomic window:
- a CDS encoding gamma-glutamylcyclotransferase gives MTQPLWVFGYGSLLWNPGFPVAETRIARLYDWHRSFCMSSIHHRGTEADPGLVLALDEAAGAYCDGLGLRVEPGHEDATIAYLRERELISSAYYETRQVIEFRDGTRQDDVLTYVINRDHWQYCANMPLEDQAQIIARSVGGRGPNDEYLNNTAAHLVELGIEDADLAFLVTRVRALKSAA, from the coding sequence ATGACGCAACCGCTTTGGGTTTTCGGCTATGGCTCGCTTCTCTGGAATCCGGGCTTTCCGGTGGCCGAGACGCGTATCGCGCGCCTGTACGACTGGCACCGGTCGTTCTGTATGTCCTCCATCCACCATCGCGGGACGGAGGCCGATCCCGGCCTTGTCCTTGCACTGGACGAGGCGGCGGGGGCCTATTGCGACGGGCTTGGCCTGCGGGTCGAGCCGGGACACGAGGACGCCACGATCGCGTATCTGAGGGAGCGTGAGCTGATTTCATCGGCCTATTACGAGACCCGGCAAGTGATCGAATTCCGGGACGGCACGCGCCAAGACGATGTCCTGACCTACGTAATCAACCGCGATCACTGGCAATATTGTGCGAACATGCCGCTGGAAGATCAGGCCCAAATCATCGCGCGATCCGTCGGCGGGCGCGGGCCGAACGATGAATACCTCAACAACACCGCCGCGCATCTGGTGGAACTGGGCATCGAGGATGCGGATCTTGCCTTCCTCGTGACGCGGGTGAGGGCGCTGAAATCCGCCGCCTGA